A part of Flavobacteriaceae bacterium GSB9 genomic DNA contains:
- a CDS encoding lamin tail domain-containing protein, which translates to MKSIKFTLIALFTFNFGGAQMNDLIISEYAEGSSNNKYIEIFNGTGVDINLSDYAIWRVSNGGTWTEATINLTGTLTNGSTYVVANGAANTSILSFADLISGSVNWNGNDAVGLAKDNGSGTYLLIDTIGTDGPDPGLGWDISGIIDATSEHTLVRKPSVCSTNTNWISSAGTNSDDSEWIVLNQDDWSDLGSHTTSCCIYSTTWTAAGWSNGAPTLNTSVIINADYNTSTDGGSFSACTLTLNNAILTIADNTFVEVQNDLIVNTDGTINVQPQGAFIQNNDLGTITNNGTIQVDKETAPMNAWYEYTYWSAPVSGAEIGVVLGESEPKRRYLFNAQNFLDATAETNNNNSTANGQDDVDDDNNDWQWVSANTIMQPGIGYATTLTKFAYDNALGESEKTFRFTFEGDFNNGEYLVPIYRNDSELNDNNWNFIGNPYPSAIDADLFLAANSNISTDISGTDSNGTSYIDGAIFLWSQNTPPSATNNGNQKFNFSNEDYAIINVMGQTAGGDGVTPSRNIPSGQGFFVAMSNTAPANLVSGDIYTTNIIFRNAMRVANTTANSQFFKGTKKKSKSEFNKLWLNLTSDNGVFNQILVGYVNGATPKDDGISYDTPKYANKGATLYSTIENCDKKFAIQGKDVNRINKDEVIKLGFSTTIEVPTLYTLSIPKMEGEFFNIHSAFIKDNLLNTAHDITNSDYTFTSEIGEFNNRFEIVFKSDALSTTDALLPSQLKIAELKNDNVQFTAPNNLHIKMVSIFDLFGRQLYNLKGKNNVEVYKLSNLKSSVYIAKVKLSNGAVISKKAIKK; encoded by the coding sequence ATGAAAAGTATCAAATTTACTCTTATTGCCTTGTTTACTTTTAATTTTGGAGGGGCGCAAATGAATGATTTAATTATTTCTGAATATGCCGAAGGCTCGTCAAACAATAAATATATAGAAATTTTTAATGGAACAGGTGTTGACATAAACTTATCCGATTATGCAATTTGGCGAGTTTCAAATGGAGGAACTTGGACTGAAGCTACCATCAACTTAACAGGAACATTAACAAATGGTAGCACATATGTAGTGGCTAATGGTGCTGCAAACACTAGCATTTTGAGTTTTGCAGACTTAATAAGCGGATCTGTAAACTGGAATGGCAATGACGCCGTAGGCTTAGCCAAAGATAACGGCTCAGGCACGTATCTTTTAATAGATACCATTGGAACAGATGGCCCTGACCCAGGATTGGGATGGGATATCTCTGGCATAATTGATGCTACTTCAGAACACACACTAGTCAGAAAACCAAGTGTATGCAGCACCAATACCAATTGGATAAGTTCGGCAGGGACTAATTCTGATGATAGTGAATGGATTGTCCTCAACCAAGATGATTGGTCTGATTTAGGGTCACATACTACCAGTTGCTGTATATATTCAACAACATGGACTGCAGCAGGATGGTCTAACGGCGCACCAACACTTAATACCTCAGTAATTATTAATGCTGATTACAACACTTCAACAGATGGAGGAAGTTTCAGCGCTTGTACTTTAACCTTAAACAACGCTATATTAACCATTGCAGATAACACTTTTGTAGAGGTTCAAAACGACTTAATTGTTAATACAGATGGAACAATAAATGTACAACCCCAAGGTGCATTTATTCAAAATAATGATTTAGGCACTATTACCAATAATGGAACAATACAAGTCGATAAAGAAACAGCCCCAATGAACGCCTGGTATGAATACACGTATTGGAGCGCTCCTGTTTCTGGAGCTGAAATAGGTGTTGTTTTAGGTGAATCTGAACCCAAAAGAAGATACCTTTTTAATGCTCAAAACTTTTTAGATGCTACTGCTGAAACCAATAACAATAATTCAACCGCAAACGGACAAGACGACGTAGACGATGATAATAATGATTGGCAATGGGTTTCTGCAAACACTATAATGCAACCTGGAATTGGCTATGCCACGACACTTACAAAATTTGCTTATGATAATGCCCTTGGAGAATCAGAAAAAACATTTAGGTTTACATTTGAAGGCGATTTTAACAACGGAGAGTACTTAGTTCCTATTTACCGAAACGATTCGGAATTAAACGACAATAACTGGAATTTTATAGGTAACCCGTATCCTTCTGCTATTGATGCCGATTTGTTTTTGGCAGCCAATAGCAACATCTCTACTGACATCTCAGGAACAGACTCAAACGGCACCAGTTATATTGATGGCGCCATCTTTTTATGGTCGCAAAACACACCTCCTTCAGCTACAAACAATGGCAACCAAAAGTTTAATTTTTCTAACGAGGATTATGCCATTATCAATGTTATGGGTCAAACTGCTGGAGGAGATGGTGTTACACCTTCTAGAAACATACCTTCTGGTCAAGGGTTTTTTGTTGCTATGTCCAATACAGCACCTGCAAACCTTGTTTCAGGCGATATCTACACAACCAATATTATATTTAGAAATGCCATGCGAGTTGCCAACACAACCGCCAACAGCCAATTTTTTAAAGGCACTAAAAAGAAATCTAAATCTGAATTTAATAAATTATGGCTCAACTTAACTTCTGATAATGGCGTATTTAACCAAATTCTAGTAGGTTACGTAAATGGTGCAACACCAAAAGACGACGGCATATCTTACGATACACCCAAATACGCAAACAAAGGTGCCACTCTATATTCAACTATTGAAAATTGTGACAAAAAATTTGCCATTCAAGGTAAAGATGTAAATAGGATCAACAAAGATGAAGTCATTAAACTTGGTTTTAGCACCACGATTGAAGTCCCCACACTTTACACCTTGTCCATTCCAAAAATGGAAGGAGAATTTTTTAATATACACTCTGCTTTCATAAAAGACAATCTATTGAACACGGCACACGATATAACAAATTCAGATTATACGTTTACCTCTGAAATAGGTGAGTTCAATAACCGTTTTGAAATTGTATTTAAGTCCGATGCACTTTCAACCACCGATGCTTTACTCCCAAGTCAATTGAAAATCGCTGAACTTAAAAACGATAACGTACAGTTTACGGCACCAAATAACTTACACATTAAAATGGTTTCCATTTTCGATTTGTTTGGTCGGCAACTTTATAACCTTAAAGGAAAAAACAACGTTGAGGTTTATAAGCTTTCAAACCTAAAAAGTTCGGTTTACATCGCTAAAGTAAAACTTTCAAACGGAGCTGTAATCAGTAAAAAAGCCATCAAGAAATAA
- the recO gene encoding DNA repair protein RecO, with protein MLITTNAIVLSKLRYKDNDLIVKCYTQKMGVVSLLLRGILKSKKGNTKAAYFQLLSQLQIVTAYKNNRSLQSIKEAKPNHIYASLHSNVLKSSITMFLAEVLSSTLHEEEQNENLYSFLENALLWLDSQSEYANFHLLFLLKLTKYLGFYPDLTNMEFQYFNLYEGRFEQNASNKYSLNGDNLMLLKSLLGTTFDVLNTIKINTKQRQAFLSMILQYYELHLGGFKPPKSLQILNQVFS; from the coding sequence ATGCTTATTACAACAAACGCCATTGTTCTCTCTAAATTAAGATATAAAGACAACGACCTTATCGTTAAATGCTATACGCAAAAAATGGGTGTAGTAAGCTTATTGTTGCGTGGTATTTTAAAAAGTAAAAAAGGAAACACTAAGGCAGCCTATTTTCAATTGCTATCGCAGTTGCAAATCGTTACGGCATATAAAAACAATAGGTCGTTACAGTCCATTAAAGAAGCGAAGCCAAATCATATTTATGCAAGCTTGCATTCCAATGTTTTAAAAAGTTCAATAACGATGTTCCTTGCAGAAGTGCTGTCCAGTACATTACATGAAGAGGAGCAAAACGAAAATCTTTATAGTTTTTTGGAAAACGCATTGCTTTGGCTCGACTCGCAATCTGAATACGCTAACTTTCATTTGTTATTCTTACTGAAGCTTACAAAATATTTAGGTTTTTATCCAGACCTTACAAATATGGAATTTCAATACTTTAATTTGTATGAAGGCAGGTTTGAGCAAAATGCTAGTAATAAATACAGTCTAAACGGTGATAATTTAATGTTGCTAAAATCGCTTTTAGGCACAACATTTGATGTATTAAACACTATAAAAATTAATACCAAACAGCGACAAGCTTTTTTGAGTATGATTTTGCAATATTACGAATTGCATTTAGGCGGGTTTAAACCTCCAAAGTCTTTACAGATATTAAATCAAGTTTTTAGTTAA
- a CDS encoding TonB-dependent receptor — MNFKISLIFLFLISWSAYAQNIKVLNSTTKAPIFGVAIYNIDKSKSVITNFRGQAELDAFSDTEIIYFKHLSHVLKKLTKQDIGKSNRVLLVSNTQGLEKIVISASKFKQSKRDIPQKIVSINANQVQFTSPQTSADLLENTGRVYIQKSQLGGGSPMIRGFSTNRLLITVDGVRMNNAIFRGGNLQNVIAIDPFSIEHTEVTLGSGSVIYGSDAIGGVMSFYTQRPKLSYTDDVYIRASATGRFSTANNERTGHFDFNLGYQKWAFVTSATFSDFGDLRMGSHGPKAYLKPEYAIRTDEGDQIVENTNPLVQKFSGYNQLNVMQKARYEPHENLSFDLGLFYSTTSNVPRYDRLIRYRAGNLRSAEWNYGPQNWFMTNLQVTKLSSNSNLHDKVKVTLAYQNFQESRMDRNFQSSIRNIREEAVDAYSFNVDFEKTLSSKTQFFYGGEYVYNKVWSEGKEENILTKEINPAVSRYPNGATWQSAALYSSLKFKPNPKFVLQSGLRFNRVESSANFSENNMFLNLPFEASKNTSSALTGTAGISWSPSSTLQWRLNASSAFRAPNIDDVGKVFDSEPGSVVVPNDNLKPEYAYGGELGLTLNFDDKLLLDMSTYYTYLDNALVRRSYNLNGDRQVVYDGELSNVQAIQNASKAWIHGFEVGLKMPIAKHTNLSSQYSIIGGTETAGNIEVPVRHVAPNFGNTHLIWKKNTMKMDLYANYNGSLSFDQLAPSETEKDYIYALDTNGNPYSPSWYTLNFRTQYQIGTSTTITASLENITDQRYKTYSSGIAAAGRNLILALRYSL; from the coding sequence ATGAATTTTAAAATTTCGCTAATTTTCCTTTTTTTGATTTCGTGGTCTGCCTATGCCCAAAATATAAAAGTGCTCAATAGTACAACCAAAGCCCCTATTTTTGGTGTGGCTATTTATAACATCGATAAATCTAAAAGCGTAATTACTAATTTTAGGGGCCAAGCAGAGCTAGATGCGTTTTCGGATACCGAAATTATTTATTTTAAACATCTTTCGCACGTACTTAAAAAGCTGACTAAACAGGATATTGGTAAATCTAATCGGGTATTACTAGTGTCGAACACTCAGGGTTTGGAGAAAATAGTTATTTCGGCATCTAAGTTTAAACAGAGCAAAAGGGATATTCCCCAAAAAATAGTAAGTATTAACGCTAACCAAGTCCAGTTTACAAGTCCGCAAACCAGTGCCGATTTATTGGAAAATACAGGTCGAGTTTATATTCAAAAAAGTCAACTTGGAGGCGGTAGCCCAATGATACGTGGTTTTTCAACTAATAGGTTGCTCATTACTGTTGATGGTGTTCGAATGAACAATGCTATTTTTAGAGGTGGCAACCTTCAAAATGTAATTGCAATCGATCCATTTTCTATAGAACATACCGAGGTCACTTTGGGTTCGGGGTCTGTAATCTATGGTAGTGACGCCATAGGTGGTGTCATGAGTTTTTATACGCAGCGTCCAAAATTATCGTATACCGACGATGTGTATATCCGCGCTAGTGCTACTGGACGGTTCAGTACTGCCAATAATGAAAGAACGGGGCATTTCGATTTTAATTTGGGCTACCAAAAATGGGCATTTGTTACTAGTGCTACATTTTCCGATTTTGGCGATTTAAGAATGGGAAGCCATGGCCCTAAAGCGTATTTAAAGCCAGAATATGCCATACGAACAGATGAAGGTGATCAGATTGTAGAGAACACTAATCCTTTAGTGCAAAAATTTTCGGGATATAACCAATTAAATGTGATGCAGAAAGCACGTTATGAACCCCATGAAAATTTAAGCTTCGATTTAGGTCTGTTCTACTCTACCACATCTAATGTACCGCGATATGACCGCCTAATTCGTTACAGGGCTGGTAATTTGCGTTCTGCCGAATGGAATTATGGGCCTCAAAATTGGTTTATGACTAATCTTCAGGTTACCAAATTAAGCAGCAATTCCAATTTGCACGATAAGGTGAAAGTGACCTTAGCCTATCAAAACTTTCAGGAAAGCAGAATGGACAGAAACTTTCAGTCTTCAATAAGAAATATTCGCGAAGAGGCCGTTGATGCCTATTCGTTCAATGTAGATTTTGAAAAAACACTAAGCTCTAAAACACAGTTCTTCTACGGAGGTGAGTATGTTTACAACAAAGTTTGGTCTGAAGGAAAGGAAGAGAATATATTAACTAAAGAAATAAATCCTGCTGTTTCGCGTTACCCTAATGGCGCGACCTGGCAATCGGCGGCCCTTTATTCTAGTTTAAAGTTCAAGCCCAACCCGAAATTTGTGTTGCAATCTGGTTTACGATTTAATCGTGTTGAATCCTCGGCCAATTTTTCAGAAAATAATATGTTTTTAAATCTTCCTTTTGAGGCATCTAAAAACACTTCAAGCGCACTTACCGGAACAGCAGGAATCAGTTGGTCGCCAAGTTCAACATTGCAGTGGCGTCTTAATGCGTCATCGGCATTTAGAGCACCCAATATTGATGATGTAGGAAAAGTGTTCGATTCTGAACCAGGGTCTGTGGTCGTACCCAACGATAATCTAAAACCAGAGTATGCTTACGGTGGAGAGTTGGGGTTGACGTTAAATTTTGATGATAAGCTGCTGCTTGATATGAGTACCTATTACACCTATTTGGACAATGCTTTGGTGCGAAGAAGTTATAATTTAAACGGTGATAGGCAAGTGGTTTACGACGGCGAGTTAAGCAATGTGCAAGCCATACAAAACGCCTCTAAAGCTTGGATACATGGCTTTGAGGTGGGCTTAAAAATGCCCATTGCAAAACATACAAACCTAAGTTCGCAATACAGTATTATTGGCGGAACAGAAACGGCAGGAAACATTGAAGTACCCGTAAGGCATGTGGCTCCCAATTTTGGAAACACTCATTTAATTTGGAAAAAAAATACAATGAAAATGGATTTGTATGCCAATTACAACGGCAGTTTGTCCTTTGACCAATTAGCCCCTTCGGAAACCGAAAAGGATTATATCTATGCATTGGATACTAACGGAAACCCATACAGCCCATCGTGGTACACCCTTAATTTTAGAACACAATATCAAATAGGCACTTCAACTACAATAACGGCCAGTTTGGAAAATATTACCGATCAACGTTATAAAACCTATTCTTCGGGCATTGCTGCAGCAGGACGAAATCTTATTTTAGCCTTAAGGTATAGTTTGTGA
- a CDS encoding RecX family transcriptional regulator — translation MTSKKTYTLHEATRKLERFCAYQERCHQEVRGKLEAMHMIPEAIDAIMLHLLEHNFLNEARYAKTFVSGKFKIKKWGRRRLIYALKQKGVSKVNINEALTEISDTHYIEVFNGLAEKKLKMIKETNVYKKRKKLIDYLLYRGWESHLVYEKANEIIK, via the coding sequence ATGACATCCAAAAAAACATACACGCTACATGAGGCTACCAGAAAATTGGAGCGCTTTTGTGCGTACCAAGAAAGGTGCCACCAAGAAGTTAGGGGGAAATTGGAAGCGATGCACATGATACCCGAAGCTATCGATGCTATTATGCTCCATCTACTGGAACATAATTTTCTTAACGAGGCGCGTTACGCCAAGACGTTTGTAAGCGGTAAGTTTAAGATTAAGAAATGGGGGCGTCGCCGACTAATTTATGCATTAAAGCAAAAAGGCGTAAGCAAAGTTAATATAAATGAGGCGCTTACGGAAATTTCTGATACGCATTACATCGAGGTTTTTAACGGTTTAGCCGAAAAAAAGCTGAAGATGATAAAAGAAACAAACGTTTATAAAAAGCGAAAAAAATTAATTGATTATTTACTTTATAGAGGTTGGGAGTCGCATTTGGTATATGAAAAAGCAAATGAAATCATTAAATAA
- a CDS encoding porin family protein, with protein MKRFLFLIAVLSVSLVNSQAYTGQNDNKFQVGANFQKNGTGLNLSYDFGIGENISIGISSTYLLGINEDLKDNPDEALNADFDNRFDVRARFNANLGNVIKVDENFDVYPGLSLGLKNFGGHLGARYFFTDGFGIYTELNVPFAKYKTEDLTAPEELHNQFTINLGAAFNL; from the coding sequence ATGAAAAGATTTCTTTTTTTAATCGCAGTATTAAGTGTTTCATTAGTTAATTCGCAAGCTTACACTGGTCAAAACGACAACAAATTTCAAGTGGGAGCCAACTTTCAAAAAAATGGTACCGGCCTTAACTTAAGTTACGATTTTGGTATTGGCGAAAATATTTCCATAGGCATATCGTCAACATACCTTTTAGGTATAAATGAAGATTTAAAAGATAATCCCGACGAGGCCTTAAACGCCGATTTCGATAACCGTTTTGATGTGCGCGCACGTTTTAACGCGAATTTGGGGAACGTAATAAAGGTTGATGAAAATTTTGATGTGTACCCTGGCTTAAGCCTTGGCCTTAAAAACTTTGGCGGACATCTTGGCGCGCGTTACTTTTTTACCGATGGCTTTGGTATCTATACAGAACTTAACGTACCATTTGCCAAGTATAAAACCGAAGACCTTACTGCACCAGAAGAATTGCACAACCAATTTACAATTAATTTAGGAGCAGCATTCAACCTGTAG